The following nucleotide sequence is from Eschrichtius robustus isolate mEscRob2 chromosome 10, mEscRob2.pri, whole genome shotgun sequence.
TGGTAAGCAGGGAGAGCATTTCAGCCCTGTGGTCTGTTGGAGAAGGCTCCACGGGGCAGGTAGCATAAAACAGAATTTCAATAGGTTTAGAAAAATGATGAAATGCTTATTTATAGtatctttttcttcccccaagtctgtCTATATTAGCCATCTGTATTTGGTTATATTTGCAGTACCTAACAATTTGTCATTGGTTGCAATACCCATGCATATCCTTTCATCTTCTAGATCTTTAGCTATTGGTTCAGAGTAGGTATAATATGACCACTCATGCCTTTCCACCAAGCTGCTTTACCTCAAGGAAGTGTTTTTGCAGCTTTGGAGCTTTGGACCCAGCTTTGGCCACTTAGCCTGCTTTACACAAGACACTGTATTAGATAAGCAAGCCATATACATCATTCACCTGCAGGCTGCGCAGATGAGGAGCAGGCCTGCACTGCAGATCTAGGAACACAATCATATCAGTTTACCCAAGGTATAGAGAAATGAATTCACATAGACTAAACCCAAAGAGACTAGTATATAAACAAGAATGCCAGTCTATTAATTTATAACATCAACGATACATTTTCCATAACCAAATTTTAAGTATATGCTCTCAaacgcgtacacacacacacacacacacacaaacgctaCACTCACCAAGAAGGTTCCTGTTGAGCAAGGCATCAAAGACAAAAAGTCCTGAGGATCATTTCCTCTCCTGACAATTGAGAGCATCTAgaactgcttcttcattttacaaacaaggagactgaggcccagagagagattaagtgacttgttcaaggttgtGCAACAAGGCAGTGAGAGTCCTGGGACTGTTATTACCAAATGTATATTTGAATTCTGGAGCCCTGTTGCTGACACTAATTCTGATTTCTCTATAGAGAGAAAAAACACAAGCGGCAGAGAACaggaaaaagaagtgaaagaggCAGAAAGAGACAACAAAATACAGAAACGAAGGTGGAGCCTCTGTCACaattagaaaaggaaatgatGGAGAAAGCACCAGCACCTACAGAGAAAGAAAGTGAACCACCCAGGAGTGTGACCGAAGCTCTCCTTCCGGTAGCCTCCACGCAAAGAGTTGTGCCCAAGAAACATTTTTCTGAAATAGGTCAAGAAAGCATTATCCATCAGGAAAATTCTTCTGAATACCAAGAAGCAGCAGTACAAAACCACCCTTCTGAAATACGCCAAGATATGGCTGAATCTGAAGACCTCTCTCCTAAAATGTGCCAAGAAATAGCTGTATTTCAAGACCATCCTTCCAAAATGTGCCATGATATGGCTCAACCTGAAGACCTCTCTCTTAAAATGTGCCAAGAAACTGCTGCAGCCAAAGCCCTTTCTTCTAAAACATCTGAAGATATAGCTGACCTGGAAGGATGCCCTCTTGAAGCATACCCCAAACCAGATGTGCCTAAAGGCTACACTCTTGAAACATACCAAAAAAGAGCTGAACCTGAGGAACACAATTCTGAACTAGGTCATGGAATAGCTGAGACTGAAAACTTTGTTCCTAAAACACAAGAAATAGCTGTGCCTAAAGAGCTTTCTATAAAAACATACCAAGAAACAGTTGAAACTGAACACTTTTCtcataaaacatataaagaaattgCTGTGTCTAAAGCCCCCTCTCATAAAACAATCCAAGAAACACCTGCTCCTGAAAAATATTCACCTGAAATATACCAAGAAACAGCTGGGCCTGAAGACTATTCACCTGAAATATACCAAGAAACACCTGGGCCTGAAGACCTCTCTACTAAGACATATAAAGATAAGGATGTGCCTGAAGAATGCTTTCCAGAACTGTACCAAGAAAGAGGTGGGCCCCAAGACCAGGATCCTAAAGCACACCAGGAAGATGCTaaggatatttatatttttccttgagGTAGGGTCTTTTTTATTGGGGTCAAGCTAGTGACATGCCACTTATTTGTGTTCCCTGTTCATAATCAGAGCACCAGATAGGTTTATCTCCCTTGGAGCGGTGATTTATTGCTTTCTTTGACAATCCTGGGTTATCCCAGTTATCTCAATGGGTATCATCAATGTCTTTGGCTAGTTTCAagtgaaaaatgtttttcattcaACCAATATCTGTTTGGTATATTACcatataattaaaagaaaatcattcaAACTATAAGTGTGTATAGTGGGTACTTGTACATACTATCCATTTTGGGAAGCTTTAGccagtgaagaaaaatgaacccCATATAGAGTGAATtatgtgcaaaatattttaaaggacaatTACATTTAGATTAACAAAAAAACTTGGTGAATAAAGGTTTttctagaaaattaaaatttcctgGCAAACTAAAGGTAAGTAAATTCATGGTACAAGCTACCGAGGGGGATACAAAGACATAAAATATGATCCTGGTAATAGGGAGCTTGTTCTTGTAGGACTTAGCAGGCTTACCCCAAACcctttctatttaaatatttgctcCTGAAAAGCTTTCTCCTCTGCATAGCATTTAAGAAATAATGTGACCTTTCTTCAGTTTGACTTGTCTCAGGGACATAACTGAGAGCCTTGATTCTCTTTGTGCACTACTGTACACAGTGTAAGAAATGGGCTGTCTAGCAGACAATAGCTATCCCCAGGGAATTGTGTTCTAAAGAAATCCCTTTGGtagcttattttctctttctcctaaaATATGAGTGCAACAAAAACCTGGGGTTACTGTATTCCAAGTAATACAGGTTTTGaggaaataccttttaaaaaattacagtaaaAGCAGACATATGAAGCACTACTTGTACTGACAGGAGTCCCCTGATGGAGAAGCAGCTCTAATCAACACAGTGCCCAATTCTAAGAGTTTCATTTTAAACCCAGCAAGGTTAAGATGGGCAATTAATTAATGCTTATTTTGTTCTGGGCTTTGTCTTACCAAACAAGTGGAAATATCTACCTTTTTGCTAATTGTGAAATTGTCATagtaataaattataaatgtttattataataaattaaaGCAATATATAAGTGACTGTAGAGTAAAAGTCCCCTATAATACCATCTCCTATCTCTGATCCCCAAggttaagtttttgttttgttttaacaaatgAGATGGTATCAATCCAATACATTCCATTTTATAACCTGCTTTTTTTTCACATACAATATATATTGTGGCCATCTTAATGACATCTTTTGTAGCAATTGTACAGTATTATACGTACAATAATTTATTCAACCAATCCCTATAATGATGAACACTTAGATTACTGCCAGGTTTTACTATTACAGCAATGTTCAATGAACATCATTGGAAGTAACATTTatttaactaacatttatttggcACTTTCTATCTGCCAGACACTGTATTAAACATTTCATGTGAATCACTTTATTCACTGTTAAAAACCCTAGTGGATGAataatattatcctcattttatagataaggaaactaaggcactgGAAGCTTAAGTTGGTCTGATTACTTCCTTTGGACAAATCCCtagaagttgaattgctgggCCAAAGGGTACCAGCATTTAAAGTCTGGATACATTCTGTCAGACTAGCCTCCAAAAATGTTGTAGCAATACACAGAAACCAAGAATTTATGTAAGTGCCTGTTGCCCATGCCCTTGACAACACTGCATatgattgttttaaaaatctatgccTATTAtggtaggttaaaaaaaaaccaaactaattGTTTTAATTCCCACTTTTTTATGACTAATGCTGCTAGGcatatttttatgattattatgaattcagtatttttcttttgagaattgCCTGTTTGAATCCTTGTTCCATTTTATATTTGGGATATCTACCTTTttgattgatttaaaaaatctctatAAGTAATAGTTATTAAATCTTTACCTACATataagttgcaaatatttttctagttGTTTGTGGTTTGACTTTTTTTGTAGTAGTTTGGCATTCTATATGACAAAATTTTAATGTTAGTTTTTAGTTATTCAAACCTGTCACGATTTTAATTCTTAATGATTCAAACCTGTCAGTCTTTTCCCTTATGGCTTCTGGTCTGTGGTCTGCTTAGAAAGGCCTTTATAATCTTAAGATTAAAGGAATATTCTATTGTTTCTACAACATTTACTGTATCTTaatgtttaaatctttaattcatcTGAGATTTGTTTTTGTGCAAAGTGTGAGGTAGAGTTTTTTTTCTCCAAGTGGATAGCCAATcatcccaataccatttattaaatgtattttcatattttattttattttacagaaatgaaggaaaaacccAAAGCAGAAGAACCAGAGATACCAGCAATTCCAAATGTTCCTCAAGAGATTCACCCAGAAAATGAAATTTGTAGTTCTTTTGTTATAACCATGTTCAACTATCATAGTTGTCCAACAAAATTCACATCTTACTACATTATATGTGTGATTTTTCTCAACATATGGTAGAAATCTCTACaatattcattaatattttaacagTGGTTTTTCCCCCATATATAGGCCATATCTGAAAGAGAGAACTGATGTGATTTTTCAGGCTCTACCACATAGACAACATCctgctagtgtgtgtgtgtgtgtgtgcacgcccaTGCGTGTGCACGCATGTGTAAGTGTAGGTATATTATGGAGAGGATAGTGGTGGGAACAGACTTAATAATTTTTCCTGCCCTTAAGAATTAgtcaaataaatgtttgttttcaggGGAAAATTACTGAGCCCtcccttttcccatttttaagtCTGAACAATTAAAATTTGAGGAAGTATATAGTTTTCTTATAAACTTTGTTCAATTACTAATGAAACAATAGCATCAAAATCTTATTCAGGCTTCAGATGGCTTTTAACAATTTAACAATTTTAACAATTCTTATTCTGGGACTCCTTCAAAGATATTTTGGAGTGATGAGTGTAGTTGTGTATTTGAATTTTGATtttctacttttactttttatacattataattGTGCAAAATGTACATTAAATCATTATCACGTGTTTGTGTGAACAGCATCATGGTAAGCACTGTGAGGGTTAGAAGACCTATAAGACATAGTCCTTGCCTACTAGGAGTTTAATCTAGTCTCGTGggggaataaaacagaaaacaaataattacaaaagaAAGTAGTAATGCTAGTGCCATTTGAATTAGAAGATACAACAGAGGGAATGCTCACTTTTTTGCTGGAGTGACCTGAAAAAATTACACATGAGTGGAGCCTTGAAAGATGGAGAGGATTTGTAATATAGGTGAGGATAGCAGCATTATTGTATGTGACACAGAGAAGGGTGAATTAAAGACATGTTCAAGAGAACTGCATGCAATCTACAGTTAATGCAGGGTCCATGTGGAATAGCAGGCTAGCAGGCTgaaaattattgtattattggAGTGTATGGAATTTTGCTTGCCTAACTAAGAAGTATATTATTTACTTAGGTAATGGGGAACTAAGTAAGACTTTTGAACAAAGAGATGGCAGTTTTAGTATTTCAAGAATATTTATCTGGTGATAATGGTCAGGATTAACTGAAAATGACGAGAGACTGGGGGCAGGAGTAGAAACTATTCTGGGCAGGAAGACGTCTGCAAATCTTCCCccgtaagatgttacggaaaaaacccgaacgaactttttggccaacccaatatttttgaGGGGAAGaggtttgttttcagttttccttctgttattacAAAGGACTCAAAATAAAGGAGATTTCTGCAAATGGTTCAGCAAGGGCACAACTATGCAAGCTCTCCAtataggcactgtgctaggtactagGCTAGAGTGAAGAACAAGACAGGATCCCAGTCTCTCAAGCATTCATGgtgtagaacagtggttctcaaccctcaCCACATATTAGAACCACTGGGGAAGATTTCAAAATCACAGTTGCCCAGGCACCtccccagggattctgattcaCCTATCTAGGGTGACATCcagacatatttattttttacattgttttttgctctaaataatttttgaggaataattttagaattatataAAAGTTGTAAAGATAGTACAGAAGTTCCTATATAGCTCTCACCCAGTTTACCCTAATGTTAATATCTCATATAACCACGGTCCATTTATCAAAACTTAAGAAACTAAGATTGGTACATTAccattaactaaactacagataTTATTTGGATTTCATTAGTTTTTCTGCTAATGTCTTTTTTCTGCTTCTGGATCCAATCTAGGCTACAACATTGCATTTagaccagtggtccccaacctttttggcaccagggatgggtttcatggaagacaatttttccatggatggtgggggatggttcaggaggtaatgggagcaatggggagcgatggggagctgcagatgaagctttgcttgctcgcctgcccactgctcacctcctgctgtgcggcctggttcccaACAGGCTgaggaccagtaccggtccatggcctgggggttgggggcccCTGATTTAGAGTATTTTAATGgctctccagatgattctaatgtgcagctagGGTCGAGGACCACTGGTATGGTGGGAGGTTACAATGCTATTTCCCTCCTATTTGCCACACCCTCTCCCACAATAAAATTTTCGCCCTCAGCCTATGTTAATTGAACAATGATTACTCATATCCCATTGTATTACTTAAGTAACAGTAAATATTGAGGACAGCACACCATATGATAGCCCCTTACATCTGGATGGCACTTCAGAACTTGTACTTtcaaatacactttttaaaatttgatctgCACAAGAATCTTTGAAATAGGCTGGGCAGTGATtatcattcctattttacagatgagggaataaCTGCAGAGAGGATGGGTACTCACCCAAAGTCTCATCTAACTTCCTCAGTGTTCTTTGTGATGGTTTTCAATCTTTGGAAATCTTGTCTCAATTTTACCTGCCAGGGTGGGTCAAGATTAGAGAAAAAAGAGTAAACTGAAACGTCAAGTTCTAGAAGTGTTTCATTAAGATGAATCTTACGAGATTTGCATATGTACAATGTACAGGGGCACAAAGGTGAAGGAGATAAGGAAGTAGATGATATGAAGAAATATAGTACATTAGAGGAAGAGGGGTCTTCTCTTTCAACCTTTTAGGACCCTTTCTGCTTGCCTTcttatcccactccctatatagaCATACAAACTCTGCTTTCTCACTATTCTCATTCAAACACCAGTGTGTATCTAAAAatgttccagttttcttcttggctTAGAGCCTTGATGTCATAGAATTAAAGTTTTGCAAGAATCCATCTAGCCCTACTTTGTGCTACCCTCCACTCGTGGGTAGAATGGTTGTTCTTTAAAATCCATGAATCTTATGATATTAAATCTAATATGATGTGTGAGAAGATCCAAAGCTTTAATTGATATTCAAAGGGATCCTTCACTCAAATGAAAGATTAAGAATCATTACACTGagaagtgtttctcaaagtgtagaCAGATGACCACCTGCTTTGaatcatttgggtttttttaaggCAGATTCCTACGTCCTACCTCCAGAGAAAGGGTTGTCTCATAAACTACAAATAATCGTATATAATGGTtatttatataatcatatatCCTCTAGACAGGATAATAGAAACTTCAAATCATATAATGAAAGGGCTACATATTTAAGTTCCTGTTTTCCATAAAGagaaatttttcctttaaatgaagTAGCAATCTACTTCATCAGTGTCTCCAATTCTGCTTTGCATTTCAGAACTTGTCACACTTGGTAATATATTTTTGGTGTGATTATCATTATATATGATATCTAAAGCCAGGAGGGAAAATACCTCGTTTTCTACAGGAGTCTGTCCACAAATTAAGCAAGACTATCACTTTTAGCAACACCCCCATCTAGTGGCAATTTGCAGCTATTACGGCCTCAGTTTTACAACGTGTATagagctcagtggttctcaaacttgttcttgtttcaTCAGCGGCCCAGAATTGTTCCCTCCTCGAAAAAGAATAAtggtattcttttccaaattttcaCGTGGAAGAAAACTATCAGAGAACACGTAGGTATatgaattttatcaatttttaaagtttttgttttaaaacctaCA
It contains:
- the HEMGN gene encoding hemogen isoform X1 produces the protein MTEDQKFILWRHGLRAALDSGTPGPVRELCSKSKEIWILVLAFLCHSGFLWKSDQTAGRYCSKMDLGKDQSRLMLHQTPDPHQEENHVPEVIGTWSLRNREQLRKRKAEAQEKQTSQWQFGEKKHKRQRTGKRSERGRKRQQNTETKVEPLSQLEKEMMEKAPAPTEKESEPPRSVTEALLPVASTQRVVPKKHFSEIGQESIIHQENSSEYQEAAVQNHPSEIRQDMAESEDLSPKMCQEIAVFQDHPSKMCHDMAQPEDLSLKMCQETAAAKALSSKTSEDIADLEGCPLEAYPKPDVPKGYTLETYQKRAEPEEHNSELGHGIAETENFVPKTQEIAVPKELSIKTYQETVETEHFSHKTYKEIAVSKAPSHKTIQETPAPEKYSPEIYQETAGPEDYSPEIYQETPGPEDLSTKTYKDKDVPEECFPELYQERGGPQDQDPKAHQEDAKDIYIFP
- the HEMGN gene encoding hemogen isoform X2, translated to MDLGKDQSRLMLHQTPDPHQEENHVPEVIGTWSLRNREQLRKRKAEAQEKQTSQWQFGEKKHKRQRTGKRSERGRKRQQNTETKVEPLSQLEKEMMEKAPAPTEKESEPPRSVTEALLPVASTQRVVPKKHFSEIGQESIIHQENSSEYQEAAVQNHPSEIRQDMAESEDLSPKMCQEIAVFQDHPSKMCHDMAQPEDLSLKMCQETAAAKALSSKTSEDIADLEGCPLEAYPKPDVPKGYTLETYQKRAEPEEHNSELGHGIAETENFVPKTQEIAVPKELSIKTYQETVETEHFSHKTYKEIAVSKAPSHKTIQETPAPEKYSPEIYQETAGPEDYSPEIYQETPGPEDLSTKTYKDKDVPEECFPELYQERGGPQDQDPKAHQEDAKDIYIFP